One window of Nostoc sp. C052 genomic DNA carries:
- a CDS encoding peptidylprolyl isomerase translates to MQETLEKLVIPEIAPATDEVIIAYLRQSYKIAEIAVQAEQDALILAVCEQLPITVTEDELQAKGDAFRLEYKLLGASETLAWLAKQRITVEDWSQGIRVSLLTQKLKEHLFGDAVDAHYMNNRDDYRRVALSQILVRDLTEALQIAQVLRGENASFCALALQYSKGKQSKENGGFAGVRFIAELLPEIIKAVVEAKEGAIIGPIQTKLGYHILRVEKWFPAELSEVREQVLDSLFQAWLQGGSKLEQDSEQHQ, encoded by the coding sequence ATGCAAGAAACTTTAGAAAAACTGGTAATACCAGAAATTGCTCCCGCAACTGATGAGGTAATAATTGCCTACCTACGTCAGTCTTACAAAATTGCAGAAATCGCAGTCCAAGCAGAACAGGATGCCTTAATTTTGGCAGTTTGCGAACAACTGCCTATCACCGTAACCGAGGACGAATTGCAAGCAAAGGGAGATGCCTTTCGCTTGGAATACAAGCTGCTAGGGGCTTCAGAAACCCTCGCTTGGCTAGCGAAACAGCGAATTACCGTAGAGGATTGGTCACAAGGCATACGAGTTTCCTTACTGACGCAGAAGTTGAAAGAACATCTTTTCGGCGATGCCGTTGATGCCCATTATATGAACAACCGGGATGATTACCGCCGTGTTGCTCTCTCTCAAATTTTAGTCCGTGACTTGACAGAAGCCTTGCAAATAGCCCAGGTGCTGCGTGGCGAAAACGCTTCTTTCTGTGCGTTAGCATTACAATACTCCAAAGGTAAACAGTCTAAAGAGAATGGCGGATTTGCTGGAGTTCGGTTTATAGCGGAACTATTACCAGAGATTATCAAGGCTGTTGTGGAAGCTAAGGAAGGCGCAATTATCGGCCCAATTCAGACGAAGTTGGGTTATCACATATTGAGAGTCGAGAAATGGTTTCCTGCTGAATTAAGCGAAGTTAGAGAGCAAGTCTTAGATTCGCTGTTTCAGGCTTGGTTGCAAGGAGGAAGTAAGCTAGAACAGGATAGCGAACAGCATCAATAG
- a CDS encoding T3SS effector HopA1 family protein, whose translation MQLLNSLPTQDVSVTSQHILDILEDIIKVQIQSNFCILHPDYKPWELPSEVVTRFQGMPAEVQNRYMSLQLRSFLYGIHYNGSMKATLALDADANSQPVDLENNTVLGVDLGFYDRLHNSNTGEGYFDAGWYLLRQETDGMLAVHKGGLTLHIEREIHLQDAEKSAVIGDTVAIRMPKNFVQNGFYMAVGNAGAESHHHPNQVPQLVRVYFNLTPEGAVAVMANLTQHLNAIAMPFTFKVLYNPGDYNRHDSGVLYFEKHSYEVVRQVLQKVYIENKSHFQSEIPLFTKLLAPGLGLAEEPDSKFATQESFGMNRCQIIANALLEAWHKGDDSPEARMKAIFQHFSLLQLDWQRAYLNAKSDDIYTLLEL comes from the coding sequence ATGCAATTACTCAATTCGCTTCCTACTCAAGATGTTTCTGTTACCAGCCAACACATACTGGATATTTTGGAAGATATTATCAAAGTTCAAATCCAGTCGAACTTCTGCATTCTTCATCCAGATTACAAACCTTGGGAATTGCCATCTGAGGTAGTAACTCGTTTTCAAGGAATGCCTGCGGAAGTTCAAAATCGCTATATGAGTTTACAACTCCGTAGTTTTCTTTACGGTATCCATTATAACGGCTCCATGAAAGCTACCCTGGCTCTTGATGCTGATGCCAACAGTCAGCCAGTTGACTTAGAAAATAATACTGTTTTGGGAGTAGACCTGGGATTTTACGATCGCCTGCACAATAGCAATACTGGAGAAGGTTACTTTGACGCAGGTTGGTATCTACTCAGGCAAGAGACTGATGGGATGCTGGCGGTACACAAAGGTGGTTTAACTTTGCATATTGAGCGTGAAATACATCTCCAAGATGCAGAAAAATCTGCCGTCATTGGTGACACCGTTGCAATCCGAATGCCCAAGAATTTTGTCCAAAACGGTTTTTATATGGCGGTTGGGAATGCAGGGGCAGAAAGTCACCATCATCCTAACCAAGTACCGCAACTCGTGCGCGTTTACTTCAACTTAACTCCTGAAGGTGCAGTTGCAGTCATGGCTAACTTGACACAGCATCTCAATGCGATCGCTATGCCCTTCACCTTTAAAGTGCTGTATAACCCAGGTGATTACAACCGTCATGACTCAGGAGTTCTTTACTTCGAGAAACATAGCTACGAAGTTGTTCGGCAAGTCTTGCAAAAAGTCTACATAGAAAATAAGTCACATTTTCAGTCAGAAATTCCCCTGTTCACCAAATTACTTGCACCTGGATTAGGACTAGCAGAAGAACCAGATAGTAAATTTGCTACCCAAGAAAGTTTTGGGATGAATCGATGCCAAATCATTGCTAACGCACTGTTAGAAGCTTGGCATAAAGGAGATGATTCGCCGGAAGCAAGGATGAAAGCGATTTTCCAGCATTTCTCACTTTTGCAACTGGATTGGCAACGTGCTTACCTCAATGCCAAATCAGATGATATTTATACACTCTTGGAACTATGA
- a CDS encoding class IIb bacteriocin, lactobin A/cerein 7B family codes for MATIKINNLNAAGSDLFNDSESYLNELTNEEVTSINGGIVPLIVSAYWASCATVGILYGISAVLRRR; via the coding sequence ATGGCTACTATCAAAATTAACAACTTAAATGCTGCTGGTTCTGACCTTTTCAATGATTCTGAAAGCTATCTCAACGAATTGACTAATGAAGAAGTTACCTCAATAAACGGTGGTATTGTACCATTGATTGTCAGCGCCTACTGGGCAAGTTGTGCTACTGTTGGTATTCTCTATGGAATTTCTGCTGTTCTTCGTCGGCGCTAG
- a CDS encoding aldo/keto reductase: protein MKIADITLPSVVSPIVNHTANKFPESDLPFYRQLGRTDLTVSCLGLGGGGGISSEDTLYAFDQGINYFFYSSDLHHYIYSSMSDALRQLCGRSSSVREKVVLATVTYIKSPEMALAALMDQFVELGIDYIDVLFWGWIGSNDGQALQDCLQLSSDLRGANSVYQRTIEKMFGVSERLKKMGAVRYIGASFHDINLARQWLHSPLLDVVMVRHNVAHRSAQSQILNQIDAQDTQRPGIVTFKSVGSHSGVLWDVPAGLPVGCWQPSVPDLYRYSLSQNCVDVCLTGLRSQEEIDAAIAGVQKGKLTPAQLDYLNLYGDLHRNRLKVQEISPERLLYSA, encoded by the coding sequence ATGAAAATCGCCGATATTACCTTGCCGTCGGTAGTTTCCCCAATAGTTAACCATACAGCAAATAAATTTCCAGAGTCTGATTTGCCCTTTTATCGGCAACTCGGACGGACTGATTTAACAGTTAGTTGTTTAGGTTTAGGTGGCGGTGGTGGTATTTCCAGTGAAGATACTCTCTACGCTTTTGACCAAGGAATTAACTACTTTTTCTATTCCAGTGACCTGCACCACTATATATATAGTTCTATGTCTGATGCTCTGCGTCAATTGTGCGGACGTAGTTCTTCAGTGCGCGAGAAAGTTGTGTTGGCAACCGTAACTTATATCAAAAGTCCAGAAATGGCGCTAGCTGCATTGATGGATCAGTTCGTGGAATTGGGCATTGATTATATAGATGTCTTGTTTTGGGGCTGGATTGGTAGTAATGATGGGCAAGCATTACAGGATTGCTTACAGCTTTCCTCTGATTTGAGAGGTGCTAATTCTGTTTATCAACGCACCATCGAAAAGATGTTTGGCGTATCAGAACGCCTGAAGAAAATGGGGGCTGTTCGTTATATTGGTGCATCCTTCCACGATATTAATCTGGCGCGACAATGGTTGCATAGCCCGTTGTTAGATGTAGTGATGGTGAGACATAACGTTGCTCACCGTTCCGCTCAAAGTCAAATTTTGAACCAGATTGATGCTCAAGATACGCAAAGACCGGGAATTGTCACCTTTAAATCTGTGGGTTCCCATTCCGGCGTACTTTGGGATGTACCTGCTGGTTTACCTGTCGGTTGTTGGCAACCTTCTGTGCCAGATTTGTATCGCTACTCGTTGAGTCAAAACTGTGTAGATGTTTGCTTAACCGGGTTGCGAAGTCAGGAGGAGATTGATGCTGCGATCGCAGGAGTCCAAAAGGGCAAACTAACACCAGCCCAATTAGATTATCTCAACCTATATGGCGATTTACACCGAAATAGGTTGAAAGTTCAAGAAATTTCACCAGAAAGATTACTTTACTCTGCTTAA
- a CDS encoding peptidylprolyl isomerase, whose translation MSQAITISANDILHQVKLSCQIPSIVEQIVTRKIIISAAANAGIEIDAEELQQSADNIRLLSKLRSADETLLWLQKNSLSVDDFEEMVYTNVISGKLAEYLFGKKVESWFFEHQLDYGGAVIYEVILDDEDLGMELFYELREGEVSFPEVAHQYIQDKELRRVGGYRGIVRRKELKAEISAAVFASKPPQVLKPIVTSKGIHLILVEELIQPELDDKLRYQIMSDLFSGWVKQQVEEVEVMTNIELGS comes from the coding sequence ATGTCACAAGCTATTACTATCTCCGCAAATGATATTCTTCACCAAGTCAAACTTTCTTGTCAAATTCCCTCAATCGTTGAACAAATTGTTACCCGCAAGATTATTATTTCTGCCGCCGCTAATGCAGGTATTGAAATAGATGCTGAAGAATTACAACAGTCAGCAGACAATATCCGGTTACTTAGCAAACTCAGAAGCGCTGACGAAACCTTGCTATGGTTACAGAAAAATAGCTTGTCTGTTGATGATTTTGAGGAGATGGTTTATACCAATGTTATCTCTGGAAAGCTAGCAGAATATCTGTTTGGTAAAAAAGTAGAATCTTGGTTTTTTGAACATCAATTAGATTATGGTGGGGCTGTGATATATGAAGTTATTTTGGACGACGAAGATTTGGGGATGGAACTTTTTTATGAACTACGAGAAGGTGAGGTGAGTTTTCCTGAAGTTGCTCATCAATACATCCAAGATAAGGAATTACGCCGCGTAGGAGGATATCGGGGAATTGTGCGACGTAAAGAGTTAAAAGCAGAGATTTCGGCGGCTGTGTTTGCTAGTAAGCCTCCGCAGGTTCTGAAGCCAATAGTGACTTCTAAGGGTATACATCTGATTTTAGTTGAGGAACTTATTCAACCAGAGTTAGATGATAAGTTGCGTTATCAGATTATGTCAGATTTGTTTAGTGGGTGGGTGAAGCAACAAGTTGAAGAAGTAGAAGTGATGACAAATATTGAGTTAGGAAGTTAG
- a CDS encoding HlyD family efflux transporter periplasmic adaptor subunit, whose translation MTYISNSDFLPDFNSDRSNKDLPNPNHNPLSNNDLVTSNDDWSGATQELLDTLPHIWTRGLLYFLVAFVAIILPWAMLYKIDETGTARGRLELKGDTVKREADIPGAIAVMAVYVKEGDNVKAGQVLMELDSKSVRDELQQQGTKLEGQQNRLAQLNVLKNQLILAINSQQQQNKAQELEKLTQVEQARQNLNSVNTSYHLQKVEKLAPIDQAKQAILDSQTVYRLADSRLIDAQIEEERYQNLFSEGAVPYIKVKEMEAMKKENLRLLNQSESDIIQAELRLQEQQRRYESIIHQAESDIQQAALRLQEQKRSYQSLLEAGKLAISKSKQQVNELNSQITSLQSEIDQAKSQIKSLNEQLAKYVIHAPFDGTIFQLPIKREGAVVQPKELIAEIAPKGTRLVFKGQIPTSESESIRSGKEQKEVKLKFDEYPFQDYGVVQGKLSRVSPDSKITQTAQGNLTTYDLEVELTQNCIQPESKCISFKSGQPATAEVIIRQRRIIDLLIDPFKKLQQGDLKL comes from the coding sequence ATGACTTACATCTCTAACTCTGACTTTTTACCAGATTTCAATTCAGATCGCAGCAACAAAGACTTACCTAATCCAAATCACAATCCTCTATCCAATAATGATTTGGTTACTTCTAATGATGATTGGTCTGGTGCAACTCAAGAATTACTCGATACTTTACCACATATTTGGACGCGGGGATTACTGTATTTTTTAGTAGCATTTGTAGCCATAATTTTGCCTTGGGCAATGCTCTATAAAATCGATGAAACAGGTACTGCTAGAGGACGATTAGAACTCAAGGGAGATACTGTCAAACGAGAGGCAGATATACCTGGAGCGATTGCAGTTATGGCAGTGTATGTTAAGGAAGGTGATAATGTCAAAGCTGGACAAGTTTTAATGGAACTTGACTCCAAATCAGTGCGAGATGAACTCCAACAACAGGGGACAAAATTAGAAGGTCAACAGAACCGATTAGCACAGTTAAATGTGTTAAAAAATCAGTTAATCCTGGCGATAAATTCTCAACAGCAACAAAACAAAGCTCAAGAATTAGAAAAACTTACACAAGTGGAACAAGCGCGGCAAAATCTCAATTCTGTGAATACTTCTTATCATTTACAAAAAGTAGAAAAACTTGCCCCTATTGACCAAGCGAAACAAGCTATTCTTGATAGCCAAACAGTTTATAGATTAGCGGATAGTCGCTTAATTGATGCTCAGATTGAAGAAGAACGCTACCAAAACCTTTTTTCGGAAGGAGCCGTTCCTTACATCAAAGTTAAAGAGATGGAAGCAATGAAAAAAGAAAATTTGCGTTTGCTAAATCAATCAGAGTCAGATATTATACAAGCCGAATTGCGTTTGCAAGAACAACAAAGACGCTATGAGAGTATTATTCATCAAGCGGAGTCAGATATTCAACAAGCCGCGTTACGCTTGCAAGAGCAAAAACGCAGCTACCAAAGTTTGTTAGAAGCAGGAAAATTAGCGATTTCCAAGAGCAAGCAGCAAGTTAATGAATTGAACTCACAAATTACCAGCTTACAATCAGAAATCGATCAAGCTAAAAGTCAAATAAAATCGTTGAATGAGCAGCTAGCAAAATATGTCATTCATGCACCATTTGATGGCACAATTTTTCAACTTCCAATAAAGCGAGAAGGAGCAGTAGTACAACCTAAAGAACTAATTGCCGAGATTGCGCCAAAAGGAACTCGTCTGGTATTTAAAGGACAAATTCCTACATCTGAAAGCGAGTCAATACGTTCGGGTAAGGAACAGAAAGAAGTTAAACTAAAGTTTGATGAATATCCCTTTCAAGATTACGGAGTTGTGCAAGGTAAACTGAGTCGAGTTTCACCAGATTCTAAGATTACGCAAACAGCCCAAGGGAATTTAACTACTTATGATTTGGAAGTTGAACTCACTCAAAATTGCATTCAGCCTGAAAGTAAATGTATTTCTTTCAAATCAGGACAACCAGCAACAGCTGAGGTAATCATCCGTCAGCGCCGGATTATTGATTTACTGATTGATCCATTTAAGAAGTTGCAACAAGGTGATTTAAAACTGTAA
- a CDS encoding helix-turn-helix domain-containing protein: MEQNNRFDSENFSIKQQYLTPFQRKALQKILEQEDLPKKYHQRIQIMLLADEGKTQSQICQLVNCSRMTVRHWILVAKSGEAHNWNTSPLGRPKIVDDQYRERLKELMSHSPKDFGYSFRRWTAQWLSKHLAKELGVEVGVRHINRLLKEMGLSTRPTPVEANEFKHNNSGNRLVINDLTEASEPNPGLWQFHSIN; this comes from the coding sequence ACTCTGAAAATTTTTCTATTAAGCAACAGTACCTGACTCCCTTTCAGCGAAAGGCACTGCAAAAAATTTTAGAGCAAGAAGATTTACCTAAAAAATACCATCAGCGTATCCAAATCATGCTGTTAGCAGACGAAGGTAAAACCCAGAGTCAAATCTGTCAATTAGTAAACTGTTCTCGGATGACGGTAAGACACTGGATTTTGGTAGCTAAATCAGGTGAGGCTCACAATTGGAATACCTCTCCTCTTGGTAGGCCAAAGATAGTTGATGACCAGTATCGAGAACGATTGAAAGAACTAATGAGCCACAGTCCAAAAGATTTCGGCTATTCATTTCGGCGTTGGACAGCACAATGGTTAAGCAAGCATCTAGCAAAAGAATTGGGTGTTGAAGTAGGCGTTCGCCACATCAATCGTTTGCTCAAGGAAATGGGTTTATCTACTCGACCTACTCCTGTAGAAGCGAATGAATTCAAACACAACAACAGTGGTAATCGGCTTGTGATTAACGATTTGACAGAAGCCTCAGAACCTAATCCTGGTCTGTGGCAATTTCATTCAATCAATTGA
- a CDS encoding peptidase domain-containing ABC transporter, with protein sequence MLQNSSNSFVSSDLIAKVLGQSLTKQEFLVLHQHIKIIQPTALKEFWSSEKAEPGIHIIVLGKTRLIDSHDDARPIALNTGESFGELTLFPEKSWQSYSIKAARDAPTICFLPEQCLVELYRKYPAIYQYLYQQAVHRNLQLNGLNYLSDPHPNFRVEENESRWEDTRQYQAKTPTFTSRQVSESQRQQKKISKAYFPSPTLQVGHLWQRLTQRYPFFAQQSAADCGAASMVMVARYWGKRFSVNRLRDLANVDRNGASLRGLVAAAESIGFSTRPVKASLDKLAEQSLPAIAHWEGNHYVVVYKVTSKQVILADPAIGQRSLSHAEFKAGWTGNTLLLEPTALIEQTKNDSTPFWQLFELVKPHWLVLLEVFIASVFIQIFGLITPLFTQLILDRVVVQRSELTLTTVGLGLLIFSLFRVAMIGLRQYLLDQTGNRVDVSLIVGFIRHTFRLPLSFFESRYVGDIISRVQENRKIQRFLTGEALSILLDLLTVFIYLGLMFWYSWKMALGALIIVPPFVLLALIATPFLQRVSREIFTTFSAESSYLIEALTGVRTVKSLAVEQTVRWHWEELLNKSVKSNFLGQVIQIRLQMFSSVIETLANTGLLWFGAWQVIHGNLTIGQLVAFNMLLGNIIHPFQRLAVLWNEIQEVVIAIERIHDVIQAEPEEDLHLSPRQSLPNLKGDICFENVTFRYQVESEINILQNLSFKVKPGQTVALVGRSGSGKTTISKLVLGLYPPTDGKLLIDGQDITSLSLRSLRSKIGVVDQDTFLFGGTIRENIAISYPSATLEETMEVARLAGAHKFIKQMPMGYETQIGEGGGMLSGGQRQRIAIARALLGNPQVLIFDEATSHLDAESEQIIQTNLNKIRQGRTTLIIAHRLSTVRNADLILALKDGVLVESGTHKELMAKQGYYFYLTQQQRDEMN encoded by the coding sequence ATGCTTCAAAATTCATCTAATTCCTTCGTTTCTAGCGATCTTATTGCAAAGGTGCTTGGACAGTCTCTGACTAAACAAGAATTTTTAGTGTTGCACCAACACATTAAAATCATACAGCCAACGGCCTTGAAAGAATTCTGGTCATCAGAAAAAGCTGAACCCGGTATACACATCATTGTTTTAGGCAAGACCAGGTTAATCGATAGTCATGATGATGCACGCCCTATTGCACTAAATACAGGAGAGTCATTTGGTGAATTAACATTGTTTCCAGAAAAATCTTGGCAGTCTTATTCAATAAAAGCAGCTAGGGATGCGCCAACTATCTGCTTCCTTCCTGAACAGTGTCTTGTAGAGCTATACCGCAAATATCCTGCGATTTATCAGTATCTTTATCAACAAGCAGTCCACCGAAATTTGCAGCTAAATGGGCTGAATTATCTTAGCGATCCTCATCCCAATTTTAGGGTAGAGGAGAACGAAAGTAGATGGGAAGATACTAGACAGTACCAAGCCAAAACCCCAACTTTCACATCTAGACAAGTTTCTGAGTCTCAGCGCCAGCAGAAAAAGATTAGTAAAGCTTACTTCCCCAGTCCAACTTTACAAGTTGGTCATTTATGGCAGCGTCTTACTCAGCGCTATCCCTTTTTTGCACAGCAGAGTGCTGCTGACTGCGGTGCAGCAAGTATGGTTATGGTTGCTCGTTACTGGGGTAAGCGTTTTAGTGTCAATCGGTTGCGGGACTTAGCTAATGTTGACCGGAATGGAGCTTCGCTGCGGGGGTTGGTAGCAGCAGCAGAAAGCATCGGCTTTTCAACTCGACCTGTGAAAGCCAGCCTAGACAAACTTGCTGAACAATCTTTGCCAGCGATCGCCCACTGGGAAGGCAATCACTACGTCGTTGTCTACAAAGTGACCTCGAAACAGGTAATTTTAGCTGACCCTGCCATCGGTCAGCGTAGCCTCAGCCACGCGGAATTTAAAGCTGGCTGGACTGGCAATACCTTGTTATTGGAACCCACAGCATTGATCGAACAAACCAAAAATGATAGTACTCCTTTTTGGCAGTTGTTTGAGTTGGTCAAACCCCACTGGCTCGTGCTGTTGGAAGTGTTTATTGCTTCGGTCTTTATTCAGATTTTTGGATTAATTACACCACTGTTTACCCAGTTGATTTTAGATCGTGTAGTTGTACAGCGATCTGAGTTGACTTTGACAACGGTGGGGTTGGGTTTGCTGATTTTTAGCCTGTTCCGTGTCGCCATGATTGGTTTGCGGCAATATCTGCTAGACCAAACAGGCAACAGGGTAGATGTGTCATTAATTGTGGGTTTTATTCGACACACTTTCCGATTGCCACTCAGCTTTTTTGAGTCGCGCTATGTAGGGGATATTATCTCTCGCGTCCAGGAAAATCGCAAAATTCAACGGTTTCTGACTGGTGAAGCCCTGTCAATTTTACTCGATTTACTTACGGTATTTATCTACCTGGGATTAATGTTTTGGTATAGCTGGAAGATGGCACTGGGTGCATTGATTATCGTGCCACCTTTTGTCTTACTAGCATTGATTGCCACACCGTTTTTACAACGAGTTTCCAGAGAGATATTTACCACTTTTTCTGCTGAAAGTAGCTATCTAATCGAAGCTTTAACTGGTGTTCGTACTGTGAAATCTTTAGCAGTAGAGCAAACTGTTCGCTGGCATTGGGAAGAATTACTTAATAAGTCAGTAAAAAGTAACTTTCTTGGGCAAGTTATTCAGATTCGGCTTCAGATGTTCAGTTCTGTAATCGAAACATTGGCGAATACAGGGTTGCTTTGGTTTGGAGCTTGGCAAGTAATTCATGGAAACCTGACTATTGGTCAACTAGTTGCTTTTAATATGTTGCTTGGCAATATTATTCATCCTTTCCAACGCTTGGCTGTGTTGTGGAATGAGATCCAAGAAGTTGTGATTGCAATTGAACGCATCCATGATGTGATTCAAGCAGAACCGGAAGAAGATTTGCATTTGTCACCCCGTCAATCTTTACCTAATTTAAAAGGTGATATTTGTTTTGAAAATGTGACATTTCGCTATCAAGTAGAAAGTGAAATTAATATTCTGCAAAATCTCAGTTTTAAGGTGAAGCCTGGGCAAACAGTAGCACTTGTAGGACGCAGTGGTTCTGGGAAAACAACGATTTCTAAACTGGTTTTGGGTCTTTATCCACCCACTGATGGAAAACTATTGATTGACGGTCAAGATATCACCAGTTTATCATTGCGATCGCTGCGTTCTAAAATTGGTGTCGTTGACCAAGACACATTTTTATTTGGCGGCACTATTCGAGAAAACATTGCTATTAGTTATCCGTCAGCTACTCTAGAAGAAACTATGGAAGTAGCTCGTTTGGCAGGGGCACATAAGTTTATTAAACAGATGCCGATGGGCTATGAAACCCAAATTGGCGAGGGTGGAGGAATGTTATCGGGTGGACAACGACAAAGAATAGCGATCGCTCGTGCTTTATTGGGCAATCCTCAAGTATTGATTTTTGATGAAGCCACAAGCCATCTTGATGCTGAATCCGAGCAAATTATTCAAACGAATTTAAACAAAATTCGTCAAGGTCGCACCACGTTAATTATTGCCCATCGTCTCTCTACAGTGCGTAATGCTGATTTGATTCTGGCGCTAAAAGATGGTGTTCTAGTTGAAAGTGGAACCCACAAAGAACTGATGGCAAAACAAGGCTATTACTTCTATCTCACTCAACAGCAACGAGATGAGATGAACTAA
- a CDS encoding type A2 lanthipeptide: MATIKINNLNAAGSDLLNDSESYLNELTEQELENMLGGGGWSFKWAKTITGFPMCVSIIWYK; encoded by the coding sequence ATGGCTACTATTAAAATAAACAACCTTAATGCTGCTGGTTCTGACCTTTTAAATGATTCTGAAAGCTATCTTAATGAGTTAACAGAGCAAGAACTAGAAAATATGCTTGGAGGAGGTGGATGGTCTTTTAAGTGGGCTAAAACCATTACAGGATTTCCTATGTGTGTCAGTATTATATGGTACAAATAA